The following proteins come from a genomic window of Methanocella conradii HZ254:
- a CDS encoding ABC transporter ATP-binding protein, with product MISVKGLSFSFFSSERKALDRVSLDIGDGEFVAITGPSGCGKSTLALAMGGYIPHVFQGRMQGSVTVDGRSTAEASLSELASTICIVQQDPESQLCTLNVSDEVSFGPENLGLGVEEVLKRVDESLALVGAIHLKDRQVYELSGGEKQRVAIASMLAMRPKALILDEPTSSLDPSCASSVLSAIERLRAETGMTIIVIEHKLNRLMRLADRLVVMDSGRVVADGVPDDAICRNYGRPMHARPKPAGDRKPAVEVSGLRASYGGVEVLHGVDLKAYPSEVLGIIGPNGSGKTTLLRILMGLHGYDSGKVTVLGLDPARARASGMARRCGLVFQNPNHQIFEKTVYDEAAFASRNLGLGGHETLVMGALERYGLACYAKAHPLGLSFGEKRRLNLCSILPHGPALILLDEPFVGQDYANVARMRAELLRLKEDGKAIILVSHDIDSVYKYCDRIVLLKDGKVLVDDTPEEAAVQIRAMGLTDYVPEGGLDEN from the coding sequence ATGATATCAGTAAAAGGCCTGTCCTTCTCATTTTTCAGCTCCGAAAGGAAGGCGCTTGACAGGGTTAGCCTGGACATAGGGGATGGGGAGTTTGTCGCCATAACAGGCCCCTCCGGGTGCGGCAAGTCCACTCTGGCGCTGGCGATGGGCGGATACATCCCCCACGTTTTCCAGGGACGGATGCAGGGCTCGGTGACCGTGGACGGCCGGTCGACTGCTGAGGCCAGCCTTTCAGAGCTGGCCTCTACGATTTGTATCGTGCAGCAGGACCCTGAGTCACAGCTATGCACGCTGAACGTGAGCGACGAGGTGTCCTTCGGCCCCGAGAACCTGGGGTTAGGCGTCGAAGAGGTGCTAAAAAGGGTAGATGAGTCATTAGCCCTTGTCGGGGCCATCCACCTCAAGGACAGGCAGGTATACGAGCTTTCAGGCGGCGAGAAGCAGCGGGTGGCCATTGCCTCGATGCTTGCCATGCGCCCTAAGGCGCTCATCCTGGATGAGCCCACGTCGAGCCTCGACCCGTCCTGCGCCTCCTCGGTCCTGTCGGCCATCGAGCGCTTGAGGGCTGAGACGGGGATGACTATCATAGTGATCGAGCATAAGCTGAATAGGCTCATGAGGCTGGCAGACAGGCTTGTAGTCATGGACTCTGGCCGGGTCGTCGCCGACGGCGTGCCCGATGACGCCATTTGCCGTAATTACGGGCGGCCGATGCATGCCAGGCCTAAGCCTGCGGGAGATAGAAAGCCGGCAGTCGAGGTGTCCGGCCTTCGAGCCTCATACGGCGGAGTCGAGGTGCTCCACGGCGTCGACCTGAAGGCATACCCTTCGGAGGTCCTGGGCATCATAGGCCCTAACGGGTCGGGGAAGACGACGCTCCTCAGAATCCTCATGGGGCTTCACGGGTACGACTCCGGGAAGGTTACCGTGCTCGGCCTTGACCCCGCGAGGGCGAGGGCTTCGGGGATGGCGAGGCGCTGCGGGCTGGTGTTCCAGAACCCGAACCACCAGATCTTCGAGAAAACGGTGTATGATGAGGCCGCGTTCGCCTCAAGGAACCTGGGATTGGGCGGGCATGAGACGCTGGTGATGGGGGCGCTTGAGCGCTACGGGCTGGCCTGCTATGCGAAGGCACATCCTCTGGGCCTGAGCTTCGGCGAGAAGCGCAGGCTGAACCTGTGCTCGATCCTGCCGCATGGCCCTGCGCTTATCCTGCTCGACGAGCCTTTCGTGGGGCAGGACTACGCCAACGTGGCCCGCATGCGCGCCGAGCTTTTACGCCTGAAAGAGGATGGCAAGGCCATCATCCTGGTCTCGCATGACATCGATTCAGTCTACAAATACTGCGACAGGATCGTACTGCTTAAGGATGGCAAAGTGCTCGTTGACGATACGCCCGAGGAGGCAGCCGTGCAAATCAGGGCGATGGGCCTTACCGACTATGTGCCGGAGGGCGGCCTTGATGAGAATTAG
- a CDS encoding molybdopterin-dependent oxidoreductase, producing MMKRAGIMLALIVISAAALGCASQKGLTFEVKGQVERPGTYDLNDYKDKMVTINARLDGEVTHLPARDYTGVPLRAVLKDAGVKGGATQITISASDGYRQAFELSNITASDDVILINDNDTVRVVAKGYPGGKWVEMVTSIEVT from the coding sequence ATGATGAAAAGAGCTGGCATAATGCTCGCGTTGATAGTGATATCGGCTGCGGCCCTGGGCTGCGCCTCACAGAAGGGGCTGACGTTTGAGGTTAAGGGGCAGGTAGAAAGGCCCGGGACCTATGATTTGAACGATTATAAGGATAAGATGGTGACGATAAACGCCAGGCTGGACGGCGAGGTCACTCACCTGCCGGCCAGGGATTATACCGGCGTGCCGCTCAGGGCGGTGCTTAAGGATGCGGGCGTCAAAGGCGGCGCCACCCAGATAACCATCTCAGCGTCAGATGGGTACAGGCAGGCGTTCGAGCTGTCCAACATAACAGCATCCGACGACGTCATCCTCATTAACGATAATGATACGGTGAGGGTCGTGGCGAAGGGGTACCCCGGCGGGAAGTGGGTGGAAATGGTCACTTCGATCGAGGTCACCTGA
- a CDS encoding ECF transporter S component, whose product MAPKYYFTTRDLLTIAILASLGGVMSTYVGYLANVINRLVGVPYGAGQVVAGLHILWLILILALTGKKGSGILGGALKGFVEFISGSHLGLFVAFFSLVEGIFTEIGFWPFKKYRGLSYMAGGAMGAFAYVLAQQLANQVFDNVFLFGAVSLLSIFSGAVFAGYFGIGIVDSLEDAGIVRREIKQKKASRFTLARALAVLFVLAIAFSAIYYFALVRLKGDPLQFTVMGDVAYAKDYYQPAYSPYFVTINARLDGAVTHLPAQNYTGLPVRYVLEDARIGPDATMVDFVGSDGYTQTLNVSEAMEDDDLIIAQEDGSLRLVARGYPGQLWVSGLKMIKVY is encoded by the coding sequence ATGGCTCCGAAGTACTATTTCACGACCAGGGACCTTTTGACGATAGCCATCCTGGCATCGCTTGGGGGCGTGATGTCAACCTACGTAGGCTATCTTGCCAACGTCATCAACCGGCTTGTGGGCGTGCCATATGGGGCGGGGCAGGTCGTCGCAGGCCTCCACATACTCTGGCTCATCCTCATCCTGGCCCTTACCGGTAAAAAGGGCTCGGGCATCCTGGGAGGGGCGCTCAAGGGCTTTGTAGAGTTCATCTCGGGGAGCCACCTGGGCCTGTTCGTGGCATTCTTCTCGCTGGTCGAGGGCATCTTTACCGAGATAGGCTTCTGGCCCTTTAAGAAGTATAGGGGCCTTTCTTACATGGCTGGCGGGGCTATGGGGGCTTTCGCATACGTGCTTGCCCAGCAATTGGCTAACCAGGTGTTTGATAACGTCTTCTTATTTGGGGCGGTCAGCCTTCTCTCGATCTTTTCCGGGGCGGTATTCGCAGGGTATTTCGGCATCGGTATAGTAGACAGCCTCGAGGACGCAGGGATTGTGCGTAGGGAGATAAAACAAAAAAAGGCCTCCAGGTTCACCCTGGCCAGGGCGCTGGCGGTACTGTTTGTGCTTGCCATCGCCTTCTCAGCGATATACTATTTTGCATTGGTACGCCTCAAGGGTGACCCGCTTCAGTTCACGGTGATGGGCGACGTTGCGTACGCTAAGGACTATTACCAGCCCGCATACTCCCCCTACTTTGTGACGATAAACGCCAGGCTTGATGGGGCGGTCACGCACCTGCCAGCGCAGAACTACACGGGCCTGCCAGTACGATATGTGCTAGAGGATGCCCGAATAGGGCCGGATGCCACAATGGTAGACTTCGTAGGCTCCGACGGCTATACGCAGACGCTAAACGTATCGGAGGCCATGGAGGATGACGACCTGATTATAGCGCAGGAGGACGGCTCCCTCCGGCTCGTCGCCAGGGGATACCCGGGACAGCTATGGGTGAGCGGGCTGAAAATGATAAAGGTGTATTGA
- the ccsA gene encoding cytochrome c biogenesis protein CcsA, translating into MDALMLGCAGAFLAFMLAAGKGRLPRYFSFAGCLLLFASLGMRWYMLGRPPWATLYETAAILALVTGIAAAYWYMKGETRALYTPLAAITVLITAFSAASWKDGMAISPALDSGWLLIHVPLAILSYGMFAISCVASIALIALCILNGKDEQALKKLDSVSHACIAVGLALLMAGIIMGALWAKAAWGSYWSWDPKETWSLITAAIYAAYLIVRKTGISAEDAAFLSLLGFMAMLFTYLGVSYIIPGLHSYA; encoded by the coding sequence ATGGATGCTTTAATGCTGGGATGTGCCGGGGCGTTTCTCGCGTTCATGCTTGCCGCAGGTAAAGGGCGGTTGCCCAGGTATTTCTCCTTCGCAGGATGCTTGCTCTTATTTGCGTCGCTGGGCATGAGGTGGTACATGCTGGGCAGGCCGCCGTGGGCGACGCTGTATGAGACGGCGGCTATATTGGCCCTGGTTACCGGGATAGCTGCCGCATACTGGTACATGAAAGGAGAGACTCGGGCGCTATACACGCCCCTGGCGGCTATCACCGTGCTAATCACCGCATTCTCGGCCGCCTCGTGGAAAGATGGCATGGCCATATCGCCAGCGCTAGACAGCGGATGGCTCCTAATACACGTGCCGTTGGCCATCCTTTCGTACGGCATGTTCGCCATATCATGCGTTGCATCTATAGCCCTCATAGCTCTCTGTATCCTTAATGGCAAAGATGAGCAGGCCCTAAAAAAGCTTGATTCAGTATCCCATGCATGCATAGCCGTCGGCCTGGCGCTCCTGATGGCCGGCATCATCATGGGCGCCCTATGGGCTAAGGCCGCGTGGGGTTCCTATTGGTCCTGGGACCCCAAGGAGACCTGGTCTCTCATCACGGCGGCCATATACGCAGCATACCTCATCGTAAGAAAAACAGGAATAAGTGCAGAGGACGCCGCTTTCCTCTCCTTATTGGGCTTCATGGCCATGCTGTTCACGTACCTTGGAGTATCATACATCATACCAGGGCTGCACAGCTATGCCTAG
- a CDS encoding tetratricopeptide repeat protein, whose product MAKEKKSAKAEKAPARKKAAQGKADLDEMFRAAVSKNESFEIGESEDYGRAIEHFNEVIRLLDAILAIDPEYRDAINYKGIMFVGCGRNEDAIKCFDQVLKLNPVDKEALNNKGIALYGLGRDEEALKCIEAAIAIDNRYADAYVNKAVILHALGRYEEADVFLRKARAFETLMS is encoded by the coding sequence ATGGCTAAGGAGAAAAAGTCGGCAAAGGCAGAGAAGGCGCCGGCCAGGAAGAAGGCCGCGCAGGGCAAGGCGGATCTGGATGAGATGTTCAGGGCGGCGGTGTCTAAGAACGAGTCGTTCGAGATAGGCGAGTCCGAGGACTATGGGAGGGCTATTGAACATTTTAATGAGGTCATACGCTTGCTCGACGCCATTCTGGCGATAGATCCTGAGTACAGGGATGCGATAAACTATAAGGGCATAATGTTCGTGGGCTGTGGCAGGAACGAGGATGCCATCAAGTGCTTTGACCAGGTTTTGAAGCTTAACCCGGTGGACAAGGAGGCCTTGAATAATAAGGGAATAGCGTTGTATGGCCTGGGCCGGGACGAGGAGGCGCTGAAGTGCATCGAGGCGGCAATCGCTATAGATAACAGGTACGCCGATGCCTACGTCAATAAGGCGGTCATCCTTCACGCCCTCGGGCGCTACGAGGAGGCGGACGTGTTCCTGCGTAAGGCGAGGGCTTTCGAGACACTGATGAGCTAG
- a CDS encoding histone family protein, with amino-acid sequence MMKELPVASVDRIIRNAGADRVSEDAKEALAAILEDYGMKVSVEAIKLCKHAGRKTVKEEDIKLASQRLH; translated from the coding sequence ATGATGAAAGAGCTTCCCGTTGCTTCAGTTGACAGGATTATAAGGAATGCGGGCGCTGACAGGGTCAGCGAGGACGCCAAGGAGGCGCTGGCCGCCATACTCGAGGACTACGGCATGAAGGTCTCGGTTGAGGCGATAAAGCTGTGTAAGCATGCTGGCCGTAAGACCGTCAAGGAAGAGGACATCAAGCTGGCTTCGCAGAGGCTTCACTAA
- a CDS encoding ketopantoate reductase family protein — translation MRISVIGAGALGTFYSAMLSSSGQDVTLVCRERDVEALGRGVHVTGLLERTAHPRIAARPPPSDLIFVTVKTYDIGSAARGIHVEPDTLVVVIHNGLGGDEMAASILGKGHVAAGVSYSGVTFLEPGKVRLSGYTETVLGSVEPEVQKRLDVAKEALEKAGLMARITPDIRAAQWEKLYANIAINPITALTGLNNGAILEIPELEALAAEIVDEASMVSKALGIKTSIDPVENAFKVMRDTYNNRSSMLQDVTRGKRTEIDALNGKVCELGRAAGIPTPRNDTITALIKGIEKRHSS, via the coding sequence ATGAGGATTTCGGTCATTGGCGCGGGCGCGCTTGGAACCTTTTACAGCGCCATGCTCTCGTCATCGGGGCAGGACGTCACGCTGGTGTGCCGCGAGAGAGACGTAGAGGCATTGGGCAGGGGCGTCCATGTGACGGGCCTGCTCGAAAGGACTGCTCATCCCAGGATAGCGGCCAGGCCTCCACCATCCGACCTTATTTTCGTCACTGTAAAAACTTATGATATTGGCTCCGCTGCCAGAGGCATCCATGTAGAGCCCGACACGCTGGTCGTCGTCATCCACAACGGGCTGGGCGGCGACGAGATGGCCGCATCCATACTGGGGAAGGGCCATGTGGCGGCAGGAGTGTCGTATAGCGGAGTTACCTTCCTGGAGCCTGGAAAGGTGAGGCTGTCGGGCTACACCGAGACCGTGCTGGGCTCCGTCGAGCCGGAAGTGCAGAAAAGGCTGGACGTGGCAAAGGAAGCCCTCGAGAAGGCCGGATTGATGGCGCGCATCACGCCGGACATAAGAGCTGCCCAATGGGAAAAATTGTACGCCAACATCGCCATAAACCCCATAACGGCCCTCACCGGCCTTAACAATGGAGCCATACTCGAGATACCCGAGCTAGAGGCCCTTGCGGCGGAAATCGTGGACGAGGCGAGCATGGTATCAAAGGCCCTCGGCATAAAAACCAGCATCGACCCGGTGGAGAACGCCTTCAAGGTCATGAGGGATACCTACAACAACCGCTCCTCCATGCTCCAGGACGTCACGAGGGGCAAGAGGACTGAGATAGACGCCTTGAATGGTAAGGTTTGCGAGCTTGGCCGGGCTGCCGGAATCCCTACGCCGCGCAACGATACCATAACGGCGCTGATTAAAGGCATAGAAAAAAGGCATTCAAGCTAA
- the hflX gene encoding GTPase HflX: MKGAILVKRIDKGTEGGMEELEELARSAGYEVLAKVTQARTPDKAYAIGRGKAEEVAALVEELKPEKVIFDERLSAVQVYNLSKLCKVEVIDRFNLILEIFANRARTREAKLQVELARLIYERPKARMKVTLAKRGEQPGFRGLGRYQADVYESEITGRIAKIQAELEVIRKRQHETRKQRKEKGFDLVALAGYTNAGKSTLMNALVGESVAAKDQLFTTLVPTTRLLEIGQRRALLTDTVGFIKDLPHFMVEAFRSTLEEIYLADLIILVVDASEPPEALVEKLVTCHDTLWDEMGPVPVITALNKCDLISREELEERKRAIVHLAPHPVAISAKTGEGLDELKKKVGKYLPKWTFAEVVLPHTEEGLSTLSWLHDNAVVHHVKYDGGHIKVSVEARESVLERLAKRFEAIKDAVKP, from the coding sequence ATGAAAGGGGCAATACTGGTCAAGAGGATTGATAAGGGAACGGAAGGCGGCATGGAGGAGCTGGAGGAGCTGGCGCGCTCCGCGGGCTATGAGGTCCTGGCTAAGGTGACGCAGGCGAGGACGCCCGATAAGGCCTACGCAATCGGGAGGGGCAAGGCAGAGGAGGTCGCGGCCCTCGTGGAGGAGCTAAAGCCCGAAAAGGTCATTTTTGATGAGCGGCTGAGCGCCGTCCAGGTATATAACCTTTCGAAGCTGTGCAAGGTCGAGGTCATCGACCGCTTTAACTTAATTCTGGAGATCTTCGCCAATCGTGCCAGGACGAGGGAGGCAAAGCTACAGGTGGAGCTGGCCCGGCTAATCTATGAGAGGCCCAAGGCCCGGATGAAGGTCACGCTCGCGAAGAGGGGCGAGCAGCCTGGCTTCAGGGGCCTGGGCAGGTACCAGGCAGACGTCTATGAGAGCGAGATAACGGGACGCATCGCGAAGATACAGGCAGAGCTCGAGGTGATAAGAAAACGGCAGCACGAGACGAGGAAGCAGAGGAAGGAGAAAGGCTTCGACCTGGTGGCCCTGGCCGGGTACACGAACGCGGGCAAGAGCACCCTTATGAACGCCCTGGTGGGCGAGTCGGTGGCCGCGAAGGACCAGCTTTTCACCACGCTGGTGCCAACTACGAGACTACTCGAGATAGGGCAGCGTAGGGCGCTTCTCACCGACACGGTTGGCTTTATAAAGGATTTGCCGCACTTCATGGTGGAGGCGTTCCGGTCTACCCTTGAGGAGATCTATCTGGCGGATTTAATCATACTCGTGGTGGACGCGAGCGAGCCGCCTGAGGCGCTCGTTGAGAAGCTGGTGACATGCCACGACACGCTGTGGGATGAGATGGGGCCGGTGCCGGTCATCACCGCCTTGAATAAGTGCGACTTGATATCGAGAGAAGAGCTTGAGGAGCGTAAGCGTGCCATCGTGCACCTCGCGCCTCATCCTGTGGCCATATCGGCGAAGACTGGCGAAGGGCTTGACGAGCTTAAGAAGAAGGTGGGCAAGTATTTGCCGAAGTGGACGTTTGCCGAGGTCGTGCTGCCCCACACCGAGGAGGGCCTGTCCACGCTTTCGTGGCTGCACGACAACGCCGTCGTCCATCATGTTAAATACGATGGGGGCCACATTAAGGTGAGCGTGGAGGCGAGGGAAAGCGTCCTTGAGAGGCTGGCGAAACGCTTTGAGGCCATTAAAGATGCCGTAAAGCCTTAA
- a CDS encoding DUF2209 domain-containing protein translates to MKAIAVDISGRHRLDDGRYHLVCVAVLAALSPFDMEKIEDMRIYKEAADDVSMDTIADLVKKACSRYKGIILAERGEFYSSPEWRVEAILGRKFKYAESVGERKAIEVAHHVSLAVHRMLHERGNTGQED, encoded by the coding sequence TTGAAGGCCATTGCGGTCGACATATCGGGTAGGCATCGGCTGGATGACGGCCGGTATCACCTGGTCTGCGTCGCCGTGTTAGCCGCGCTATCCCCCTTCGATATGGAAAAGATAGAGGACATGCGAATTTATAAAGAGGCGGCCGACGACGTTTCCATGGATACCATCGCAGACCTTGTAAAGAAGGCATGCTCCAGGTATAAGGGCATTATACTGGCGGAGCGCGGGGAGTTCTACAGCTCCCCGGAGTGGCGGGTCGAGGCAATCCTGGGGAGAAAGTTCAAATACGCGGAGAGCGTGGGCGAAAGAAAGGCCATCGAGGTGGCGCACCACGTCTCGCTGGCAGTGCACAGGATGCTGCATGAAAGGGGCAATACTGGTCAAGAGGATTGA